One window from the genome of Streptomyces sp. NBC_00287 encodes:
- a CDS encoding M56 family metallopeptidase codes for MTVCLLLLSAVALTAAVPVPRSLTRAAWPEREPVVGLWVWQCLVATVLLCCLTALVLGAATVFQTVRDHVFAPAPPAVTAAYDLSAAPVWAAALTLLLACGAAWTTAMLARELVEARRSRGQARAHLSERAPDLPAGLPAARGPLLVLEDEYPDAWWMPGNPPQLIVTTGALHRLTDHQLDAVLTHERGHARARHDWLLHLSTALATGFPRIPLFAHFCDQTHRLVELAADDTASRRCGHLTTALALIELNQHRGVLSCASSHRLLGERVDRLLEPPPRLGRRDRALTTAVAALVPLVPLLITFAPGLTALG; via the coding sequence ATGACTGTCTGCCTGCTCCTGCTGAGCGCCGTCGCTCTGACGGCCGCCGTGCCGGTACCGCGTTCCCTGACCCGGGCCGCGTGGCCGGAACGGGAGCCGGTGGTCGGGCTGTGGGTGTGGCAGTGCCTGGTCGCCACCGTCCTGCTGTGCTGTCTGACGGCCCTGGTCCTGGGCGCCGCCACCGTCTTCCAAACGGTCCGCGACCATGTCTTCGCACCCGCGCCGCCGGCGGTGACCGCGGCGTACGACCTCTCCGCGGCGCCGGTCTGGGCGGCGGCCCTCACGCTGCTCCTGGCCTGCGGCGCGGCCTGGACGACGGCGATGCTGGCCCGCGAGCTGGTCGAGGCGCGCCGCAGCCGCGGCCAGGCCAGGGCCCACCTGAGCGAACGCGCTCCGGACCTGCCCGCAGGTCTGCCGGCCGCACGCGGCCCTCTCCTGGTGCTGGAGGACGAATACCCGGACGCCTGGTGGATGCCCGGCAACCCGCCCCAGCTGATCGTCACCACAGGTGCCCTGCACCGTCTGACCGACCACCAGCTGGACGCCGTCCTCACCCACGAACGCGGCCACGCCCGAGCCCGCCACGACTGGCTACTGCACCTCTCCACCGCCCTTGCCACCGGCTTCCCCCGCATTCCCCTGTTCGCCCACTTCTGCGACCAGACCCACCGCCTGGTCGAACTGGCCGCCGACGACACGGCCTCCCGCCGCTGCGGCCACCTGACGACGGCGCTGGCCCTGATCGAGCTCAACCAACACCGAGGCGTCCTCTCCTGCGCCTCCAGCCACCGCCTCCTCGGCGAACGAGTAGACCGCCTCCTGGAACCCCCACCCCGCCTGGGCCGCCGCGACCGAGCCCTGACGACGGCGGTGGCAGCACTGGTCCCCCTGGTACCACTCCTGATCACGTTCGCACCGGGCTTGACCGCGCTGGGCTAG
- the fahA gene encoding fumarylacetoacetase, whose product MPPFDVPEGDPFGPHNLPYGVFSIPGGDSARRVGVRLGDHVLDAGAAALALGSPYASLLARPTLNPLLAAGRTAWSDVRRALTAWVTVPSHRETIEPLFHPLSSVTLHLPFEVADYVDFYASENHARNVGQMFRPDAADSLTPNWKHLPIGYHGRSGTVVVSGTDVVRPSGQRKAPTDAAPVFGPSVRLDIEAEVGFVVGVPSAMGSPVGLSDFREHVFGLCLLNDWSARDVQAWEYVPLGPFLGKSFATSVSAWITPLDALDEARVAPPERTHDLLPYLDDAAEEPGGYDLRISVSLNGHVISEPPFSTMYWTAAQQLAHMTVNGASLRTGDLYGSGTVSGPTEHERGSLLELTWNGRDVLELPDGKRTFLENGDVVTLSAWAPGADGARVGLGEVTGRVVAG is encoded by the coding sequence ATGCCCCCCTTTGATGTCCCCGAGGGCGACCCCTTCGGCCCGCACAACCTTCCGTACGGTGTCTTCTCCATCCCCGGCGGGGACAGCGCGCGCCGGGTCGGGGTAAGGCTCGGTGACCATGTCCTCGACGCGGGCGCGGCTGCGCTGGCGCTGGGTTCCCCGTACGCCTCCCTGCTCGCCCGGCCCACGCTCAACCCGCTGCTGGCCGCGGGCCGCACCGCCTGGTCGGACGTGCGCCGCGCGCTGACGGCCTGGGTCACGGTGCCGTCCCACCGGGAGACCATCGAGCCCCTGTTCCACCCGCTCTCCTCGGTGACCCTGCACCTCCCCTTCGAGGTCGCGGACTACGTCGACTTCTACGCCTCCGAGAACCACGCACGGAACGTCGGCCAGATGTTCCGCCCGGACGCGGCGGACTCCCTCACCCCGAACTGGAAGCACCTCCCGATCGGCTACCACGGCCGCTCGGGCACGGTCGTGGTCTCGGGCACGGATGTCGTACGGCCGTCGGGCCAGCGCAAGGCGCCGACCGACGCGGCACCCGTCTTCGGCCCGTCCGTCCGCCTGGACATCGAGGCGGAGGTCGGTTTCGTGGTGGGGGTGCCCTCGGCGATGGGCAGCCCGGTCGGCCTCTCCGACTTCCGGGAGCACGTCTTCGGCCTGTGCCTGCTCAACGACTGGTCCGCGCGCGACGTCCAGGCCTGGGAGTACGTCCCTCTCGGCCCCTTCCTCGGCAAGTCCTTCGCCACGTCGGTGTCGGCGTGGATCACCCCGCTGGACGCGCTGGACGAGGCGCGCGTGGCCCCTCCGGAGCGCACCCACGATCTGCTCCCCTACCTGGACGACGCGGCCGAGGAACCCGGCGGCTACGACCTGCGCATCTCGGTGTCGCTCAACGGCCATGTGATCTCCGAACCTCCCTTCTCGACGATGTACTGGACGGCCGCCCAGCAGTTGGCCCACATGACGGTCAACGGCGCCTCCCTGCGCACCGGCGACCTCTACGGCTCCGGCACGGTCAGCGGCCCGACGGAACACGAACGCGGCTCCTTGCTGGAGCTCACCTGGAACGGCCGCGACGTCCTCGAACTCCCCGACGGCAAGCGGACCTTCCTTGAGAACGGCGACGTGGTGACACTGTCGGCGTGGGCTCCGGGGGCGGACGGGGCGCGTGTGGGGCTGGGTGAGGTCACCGGGCGAGTGGTGGCGGGTTGA
- a CDS encoding HAD family hydrolase, which yields MAAPIAYSLIATDLDGTLLRGDDTLSDRSLAALARVAESGARHLVVTGRPAPRVRPLLDDLGSKGLAVCGQGAQVYDAGADRLLWSVTLDRELAETALGKIEAEVGQVYAAVDQDGVDGLTLIEPGYLMPHPTLPAVRVGRRDDLWCEPISKVLLRHPELSDDQLAATARSVVGSLATVTMSGPGTVELQPCGITKATGLALAARHLGLGPRETIAFGDMPNDIPMFDWAAHGVAMANAHPELKAVADEITLSNEDDGIAVVLERLFR from the coding sequence ATGGCCGCACCCATCGCATATTCACTCATCGCCACCGACCTGGACGGAACCCTCCTCCGAGGCGACGACACGCTCTCCGACCGGTCGCTGGCCGCGCTCGCGAGGGTGGCGGAGTCCGGCGCCCGGCACCTGGTGGTGACCGGCCGTCCGGCGCCCAGAGTGCGGCCGCTCCTGGACGACCTGGGCAGCAAGGGGCTCGCGGTGTGCGGGCAGGGCGCGCAGGTGTACGACGCCGGGGCGGACCGCCTGCTGTGGTCCGTCACCCTGGACCGGGAGTTGGCGGAGACCGCGCTCGGCAAGATCGAGGCCGAGGTGGGGCAGGTGTACGCGGCGGTCGACCAGGACGGCGTCGACGGGCTCACGCTGATCGAGCCCGGCTACCTGATGCCGCACCCCACCCTGCCCGCGGTGCGGGTCGGGCGGCGCGACGACCTGTGGTGCGAGCCGATCAGCAAGGTGCTGCTGCGCCATCCCGAGCTGTCCGACGACCAGTTGGCGGCGACGGCGCGCTCGGTGGTGGGTTCGCTGGCGACGGTCACCATGTCGGGCCCCGGGACCGTCGAACTTCAGCCATGCGGCATCACCAAGGCGACGGGTCTGGCGCTGGCGGCCCGGCATCTGGGGCTCGGCCCGCGGGAGACCATCGCCTTCGGCGACATGCCCAACGACATCCCGATGTTCGACTGGGCGGCCCACGGTGTCGCGATGGCCAATGCCCACCCCGAACTCAAGGCGGTGGCCGACGAGATCACCCTGTCGAACGAGGACGACGGCATCGCCGTCGTCCTCGAAAGACTCTTCCGGTAG
- a CDS encoding transglycosylase SLT domain-containing protein, whose amino-acid sequence MPAAAQHRRTRLARKLAVLGTGAAVLALPLIGATSASAATPTVTTAASLGYANNLDGWIRASLQVMAQNGIPGSYDGIYRNIMRESSGNQYAINNWDSNAAAGTPSKGLLQVIDPTFQAYHVSGTSYDPYDPVANITAACNYASQRYGSIDNVFGAY is encoded by the coding sequence ATGCCTGCTGCCGCTCAGCACCGTCGTACCCGCCTCGCCCGCAAGCTCGCCGTCCTCGGCACCGGCGCCGCCGTACTGGCGCTCCCGCTCATCGGCGCGACCAGCGCCTCGGCGGCCACCCCGACCGTCACCACCGCCGCCTCGCTCGGGTACGCCAACAACCTGGACGGCTGGATCCGCGCGTCCCTCCAGGTCATGGCGCAGAACGGCATCCCCGGCTCGTACGACGGCATCTACCGCAACATCATGCGGGAGTCCTCGGGCAACCAGTACGCGATCAACAACTGGGACTCCAACGCCGCCGCCGGCACCCCGTCCAAGGGCCTGCTCCAGGTGATCGACCCGACCTTCCAGGCGTACCACGTCTCCGGCACCTCGTACGACCCCTACGACCCGGTCGCGAACATCACCGCCGCCTGCAACTACGCGTCTCAGCGGTACGGCTCGATCGACAACGTCTTCGGGGCGTACTGA